The Micromonospora violae DNA segment CACCGGTGCTGGGCGGCCTCGACCTGGGTCGGCACGGGTTGTCCTGGCGACACGCGCCGGACGTGCTCGCGCACCTGATGCCGGACGGCCGAGCCGCGGTGATCAACCGGGACCCGGACGTCACGGCCGCGTCGCTGGAGCAGTTCGCGCCCGGCGACGGCAAGCGGTGGCTCACCGCGTACACCGACTGGCTCGACGTGGCCGAACCGATGCTGGCGACGATCACCTCGCCGTTCCCGCCGGTACACGGCGGGCTGGGTCTGCTGCGTCGGTTGCGCGTCGCCGGCGCGCTGCGGCTCGCCCGCCGGCTCGTCGTGCCGGTCCGCAAACTCGGCGACGAACTCTTCGACGGTCCCGGCGGGCCGGCCCTGCTGGCCGGCTGCGCCCTGCACACCGACCTCTCCCCGGAGGAGGCCGGCTCCGGGGTGTACGGCTGGTTGTTGGCCATGCTCGGCCAGCAGGTCGGCTGGCCGGTGCCCGACGGCGGCGCGCAGCAGATCACCAACGCGCTGGTGGATCGGCTACAGGGGCGCGGCGGGACGATCATCTACGGCGCCCGGGCCGACCGGGTGCTCACCGCCCGGGGTCGGGCGATGGGGGTCCGGACCGTCGGTGGTGCGCTGTGGCGGGCCCGCCGGGCCGTGCTCGCCGACGTGCCGGCGCCGGCGCTCTACCTCGACCTGGTCGGCGCGGCGGCACTGCCGTCCCGGCTGGTGGAGGACCTGGCCCACTTCCGGTGGGACGGCTCCACGCTGAAGGTGGACTGGGCGCTCTCCGCGCCGGTGCCGTGGACGAACCGGCAGGTGGCCGGCGCCGGCACCGTGCACCTCGGCGCGGACCTGAACGGGCTCACCCACTACGCCAGCGAGCTGGCCCGTGGTGAGCTGCCCCGCGACCCGTTCCTGCTGGTCGGGCAGATGTCGGTGGCCGACCCGAGGCACTCCCCGCCGGGCACCGAGTCGCTCTGGTCGTACACCCATCTGCCGTTCCGGCGGAACTGGCGGGCCGAGGACGTCGCCGGGCACGTGCAGCGGATGGAGGACGTGCTGGAGGCGGCCGCCCCGGGTTTCCGGAACCTGATCGTGGGTCGACACGTGGCCGGGCCGGCCGACCTGGAGAAGGGCAACCCGAGCCTCGTCGGTGGCACGCTCGGCGGCGGGACGGCCGCCGCCTACCAGCAGCTCTTCCTGCGCCCGATCCCGGGCCTGGGCCGGGCGGACACCCCGGTGGACCGGCTCTTCCTGGCCAGCGCGTCGGCGCACCCCGGCGGCGGGGTGCACGGCGCACCGGGCGCGAACGCGGCCCGCGCGGCGCTGGCCCGCGACTGCACGCTAACCGGCCGCGCCTACGCCACAGCCATCACCACCGCAAACAAAGCCATCTACCCCGCCTAGCCCTGGCATCCGTGCCCCCGGCCCGCCCCTGGCCCGCCCCTGGCCCCCGGCCCGCCCGCCCCGCGCACCCCCGCCGCCGTCGATCATGGAGTTGTGGTGGGTGACAAAGCACTTATCCGGGTGCTAAACGGGCACCACAACTCCATGATCGACCGGGGCGTGGGGTGGGGCTTGGGGCTCGGGTGGGGTGGGGTGGGGTGGGGTGGGGCTTGGGTTAGCGGGTTATGTTGCGGTGTTTGCTGCGGAGGCGGAAGGGCATCAGGGCGCTCTCGACCTTGGTTGCGGTGGTCATCTTGGAGACACCGTCGCGCCGCTCCTCGAAGCGGATCGGCACCTCCAGGATGGTGTGCCCCAGCTTGGTGGCGAGGTAGTGCATCTCCACCTGGAAGCTGTAGCCGTTGGACTGCACCCGCTCCAGGTTGATGTCGCGCAGCGCGTCGGCCCGCCAGATCTTGAAGCCGGCGGTGAGGTCCCGGATCCGTACGCGCAGCAGCGTGTGCACGTAGAGGTTGGCCCAGCCGCTGAGCGCCCGGCGGTAGAGCGGCCAGTTCTCGTCCAGCTCGCCGCCGGGCACGTACCGGGAACCGATCACCACGCTGGCCTGGGTGGAGAGCAGCGCGCCCAGCATCCCCGGCAGCGCCTCCGGCGGGTGCGAGAGGTCGGCGTCCATCTGCGCCACGTATTCGGCGCCGCCCTCGATCGCCCGGCTCATCCCGTCCACGTACGCCCGGCCGAGACCCTCCTTGCCGGCGCGGTGCACGACCTCGACCCGGTCAGGGTTCTCGATGGCCAGCTTGTCCGCCACCTCCCCGGTGCCGTCGGGGGAGTTGTCGTCGGCCACGAGGATGCGCAGCCCCGGCAGTGGCAGCGCGAGCAGCCGCTCGACCAGCGCCGGCAGGTTGCCCGCCTCGTTGTACGTGGGCACGACGACGGTCAGGCGTGCGTCCCCCCACGGCGACGGCAACTGCACCGGCTTGATCATGTCGGTCATCCTCATTTTGCGGACAAGGGTCATGGAAAGGGTATCCAGTTCCCGCTTTCGCTCCGAGGCAGGCACCCCTCCCGGGCGTTGCGGGCCCGCGCCCTGCGCCGGGTTCGGAGGCAGAAGCCCTGGTGAGGGGCTTGCGCTGGTCAGCGTCGTCGGCGAGCGACCGCGGTGAGGGCGAGCGCCGCGACGGCGAGCGCGACACCGGAGAGGGCCGGCTTGTGTGTGCCGACCCAGAGCGCGGCGGAACGGTCCCGCGACTGGTCGAGGAAGACGCCCGCGGTGCCCCGGTCCGTGTCCGCGTCCACGGGGTGATCGAGATTGTCCCGCCAGGTCGCCTTGTCGATCTCCGTGGCGGTCTGTTGGCTGTCGTAGCCGTCGCGGGCCAGCTTCCGTTCGAGCAGGCCGGGGAAGAGTACGTCGGCCAGCCGGGCCTGCCAGGTCGGGCCGCCCACGTTCAGCTCCCGGACGCCACGGTCGGCGGCCCAGACGACGGCCCGGGCGGCCAGCTCCGGAGTGAAGATCGGTGGCACCGGCTGCGGATGCCGGGGCAGCCGGGTGCGGACCCAGCTGAACTGCGGTGTGTTGACGGCGGGCAACTGCACCATGGACAGCTTCACCCCCGGGCAGTCGTGCAGCAGTTCGGCGCGCAGCGAGTCGTTGAACCCCTGGACGGCGTGCTTGCTCGCGCAGTACGCCGACTGCAGCGGGATGCCCCGGTAGGCCAACGCCGAGCCCACCTGCACGATCGTGCCCCGCCCGTGCGCCCGCATGTGGCGCAGCGCGGCGAGGGTGCCGTGCACGGTGCCCAGGTAGGTGACCTCGGTGACCCGCCGGAACTCCCGCGCCGGAATCTCCCAGGCCGGCGCGAAGACCGACGCCATCGCGTTGTTGATCCACACGTCGACGCCGCCCCAGCGGTGCACCACGTCGTCGGCGGCCTGCTGCACCGCGCCCGCGTCGGCCACGTCGACCCGGTACCCGCGTACGTCGGTCGCGCCGCGCAGCCGGCACTCCCGCTCGGCGGCGGCCAGACCCGCCTCACCCCGGGCCAGCAGCGCCAGCCGGGCGCCACGGGCCGCGTACGCGTGGGCGACGGCCCGGCCGACGCCGGCGCTCGCGCCGGTCACCACCACGGTCGGGGTCACGGTCACCCCTTCTGCCGGGTGGCGATGTCGGAGAGCCGGGCCAGCGTCTCCCGGTTGCGCCGGTGCAACACCAGATCGTTGATTTTGTTGTGGACCCAGCGCAGCGGTCCGGCGGCGAAGTCCTCCCCGAGGCGGACCCGGGTTGCCCCCTCTCCCACCGGCTCCAGGGTGAAGGCCACGATCGCCTCACCCGCCGGCCAGAGCCCCGCCTTGAGCACCAGCCGGTGCGGTGGTTCGCAGACCAGCACCGTCGAGGCGTCCTGCAAGGAGAGCGGCCAGGGCCCGGCACGGTGGTGCAGCTGACTGCCCACCCGGGGCCAGGTGTCGTCCACGTCGCGCATGTGCGCCGTGCCGACCACCCAGTCGCTGTACGTCCAGCCGTCCGCGAGCACGTCGAACACCTGCCGCGGGGAGGCGTCGATCACTTTCTCCACAATCGCCACCGGGATCCGATACCCCCAACGCGGCCGGGGCTAACAGTCGGCGGGGTTAGCTTCTGCGGGGCGGCGGGTAAGGCCGACGCGGGGCATCGCTGGCGGCGCTGGTCCACCGCCTCGACGACGACGTTTACTCCTCGGGGCGCAGGGAACCCGCCGGCTGTGCGACAGGACCAGGAGGATCCGTATCAGCGCAGGTCAGCCCAGGTGTACGCCGTTGCTGACCGCGCCGGTTCCGGGTCTGTCGCAAGCCCTCGACCGGTGCTGTACGACGCGGTGCTGCTGGACCGCGACGGCACCCTGATCGAGGACGTTCCGTACAACGGTGACCCGGAGAAGGTGCGGCCGGTGCCGGGCGCCCGGGCGGCGCTGGACCGGCTGCGTGCGGCCGGGCTGCGGCTCGCGGTCGTCACGAACCAGTCGGGCCTGGCCCGGGGTTACTTCACCGGTGCGCAGATGCGGGCGGTGCACGCCCGGGTCGAGGAGTTGCTGGGCCGGTTCGACGCGTGGCTGGTCTGCCCGCACGACGACGCCGACGGCTGTGCCTGCCGCAAGCCGGCCCCCGGTCTGGTGCACGCCGCCGCCCGCGAGCTGGGCACGACCGCGTCCCGGTGCGTGCTGGTGGGCGACATCGGCCGGGACGTCGCCGCCGCGCTGGCCGCCGGGGCGGCGGGGGTGCTGGTGCCCACCCCGGTGACCCGGCCGGAGGAGATCGCCGCCGCCGGGTGGGTGGCCACCGATCTGCCGGCGGCGGTGGCGGAGATCCTGCGCCGCCAACAGGCCGTGCAGCCCGCGGTCCCACCCGCCGAACCGGTACGGACGGCGCTGGTGGTCCGCTCGGACTCCGCGGGTGATGTGCTGGTCACCGGCCCGGCGATCCGCGCGGTCGCGGCCGGAGCGCAGCGGGTGGTACTGCTCTGCGGGCCGCGCGGTCGCGCCGCCGCCGACCTGCTGCCCGGCGTCGACGAGATCATCGAGCATCCACTGCCGTGGATCGACCCCACGCCGGGGCCGGTCGATCCGGGGGCCATCCGGGGCCTGACCGCCCGGCTGGCCGCCGTCGGCGCGGACCAGGCGGTGGTGTTCACCTCGTTCCACCAGTCCGCCCTGCCGCTGGCGCTGCTGTTGCGGATGGCCGAGATCGACCGGATCGCGGCCATCAGCGACGACTACCCGGGCGCGCTGCTGGACATCCGGCACCGGGTGCCGGTCGGCGTCCCCGAACCCGAACGCGCCCTCTCCCTGGCCGCCGCCGCCGGGCACCGGCTGCCCGACGGCGACGAACCCGTCCTGCGGCTGCGCCGAGACGCCGTGCCACCGCGCCCGGCCAACCTCGGCGACCCGGGGTACGTGGTGCTGCACCCCGGATCGGCCGCGTCGAGCCGGGCCTGCCCGCCCGAGCTGGCGACCCGGATCGCCGGGGCGCTGACCAGGGCCGGGCACCGGGTGCTCGTCACGGGCGGCGCGGACGAGAGGGCGGTCACCGCCCGGGTCGCGGCGGCCGGCGGCATCGACCTGGGTGGCCGCACCGACCTGGCCGGGCTGGCGGCGATCGTCGCGGACGCCAGCGCGGTCGTGGTCGGCAACACCGGGCCCGCGCACCTGGCGGCCGCCGCCGGAGTGCCCGTGGTGAGTCTCTTCGCGCCGACCGTCCCCTTCGGCCAGTGGGGGCCCTACCGGGTGCCCACCGTCCGCCTCGGCGACTCCACCGCGCCCTGCCGGGACACCCGGGCGGCCAGCTGCCCGGTCCCCGGGCACCCCTGCCTCAGTGACGTCGACCCGGACGAGGTGGTCGACGCGCTGCGGACGTTCGCCGTCAGTGGTGGTGGCGGCCGATGAACATCCTGCTCTGGCACGTGCACGGCTCCTGGACCACGTCGTTCGTGCACGGCAGCCACCGCTATCTGATTCCCACCACACCCGACCGCGGCCCGTACGGCCTCGGCCGGGCCCGCACCTACCCGTGGCCGGACAGCGCGGTCGAGGTCACCCCGCAGGAGTTGCCGGACACCGATGTCGACCTGGTCATCCTGCAACGCCCCGAGGAGATCGACCGGGCCGAGGAGTGGCTGCGCCGTCGGCCCGGCCGCGACGTCCCCGCGATCTACGTCGAACACAACACCCCCAAGGGCGACGTGCCGAACACCCGCCACCCGATGGCCGATCGCGACGACCTGCTCATCGCCCACGTCACCGGGTTCAACCAGATCTTCTGGGACACCGGCGCCACCCGCACCACGGTGGTCGACCACGGCATCGTCGCCCCCTCCGCGTCCTACACCGGCGAGCTGGAGCGGCTCGCCGTGGTGATCAACGAGCCGGTACGGCGTGGGCGGGTCACCGGCACCGACCTGCTGCCCCAGTTCGCCGAGATCGCGCCGCTGGACGTGTTCGGCATGGGCGTCGCCGGCCTGGCCGACCACCTGGGGCTGCCGGCGGACCGGCTCACCAGCCACGACGACGTGCCCCAGGACCGGATGCACGCCGAACTGGCCCGGCGGCGGGCGTACCTGCACCTGTGCCGGTGGACCTCTCTCGGGCTCAGCCTCATCGAGGCGATGGCGATCGGTATGCCGGTCGTCGCGCTCGCCACCACCGAGGCGGTGATGGCGGTGCCCCCGGAGGCGGGGGCGCTCGCCACCCGGACCGACACCCTGCTCGACGCCGCCCGCCGGTTCATCGCCGAACCGGCCACCGCGCGTCAGGCCGGAGCGGCGGCGCGAACCGCCGCGTGCGACAGGTACGGCCTCGACCGTTTCCTCGCTGACTGGGACCGGCTGCTGGAGGAGGAAGTATGCGGATCGCGATGATCTCGGAGCACGCCAGCCCGCTCGCCGTCCTCGGAGGGGAGGATGCCGGCGGTCAGAACACGCACGTCGCGGAGCTGTCCGCCGCGCTCGCGGCCGCCGGGCACGAGGTGCGGGTCTACACCCGCCGCGACGCGCCCGATCTGCCGGTGACCGTGCGCAGCCCGGACGGCTACGACGTGGTGCACGTGCCGGCCGGCCCGGCCGAGCCGGTGGTGAAGGACGCGCTGCTGCCGCACATGCGGGAGTTCAGCACCTGGCTGATCGAGCGCTGGCGCGGCGGCGACTGGGTGCCCGAGGTGATCCACGCGCACTTCTGGATGAGTGGTCTGGCCGGGCTGACCGCCGGCCGGCAGACCGGGGTGCCGGTGGTGCAGACGTACCACGCGCTGGGCACGGTGAAGCGCCGCTACCAGGGTGTGCAGGACACCAGCCCGGCCCGCCGGGTCTCCTACGAACGGGAGCTGGGCCGCTCGGTGGACCGGGTCGTGGCGCAGTGCCGCGACGAGGTGGGCGAGCTGGTCCGGATGGGTGTGCCCCGGTCCCGGATGACAGTGGTGCCCTCCGGGGTCAACCTGACCACCTTCGCCCCGCTCGGGCCGGCCGCTGACCGGGAACCGGGCCGGGCCCGGATCCTCACCGTGGGTCGGCTGGTCGAGCGCAAGGGTTTCCAGACCGTGATCCGCGCGATGGAGTTGGTCCCGGACGCCGAGTGCGTGGTCGTCGGCGGCCCACCCGAGGGGCTGTTGGAGACCGACCCGTACGCCCGCCGGCTGCGGGCCCTCGCCGAGTCGTGCGGGGTGGCCGACCGGGTGCACCTGGTCGGGGCGGTGCCCCGGGAGGAGATGGGCCGCTGGTACCGCTCGGCGGACCTGCTGGTCGCCGCACCGTGGTACGAGCCGTTCGGGCTGACCCCGTTGGAGGCGATGGCCTGTGGGGTGCCGGTCGTCGGCACGGCCGTGGGTGGCATCCGGGACACCGTGGTCGACGGGACGACCGGTGACCTCGTACCGGCCCGGGACCCGCACGCGCTGGCCACCGCGATCCAGGGGTTGCTCGACGACCGGATCAGGCGCTTCGCGTACGCGACGGCGGCGCGGGAGCGGGCCCGGACGCGCTACTCGTGGGCGGCCACCGCCGAACGGCTGGTCGAGGTCTACAGCGAGGTGGCCGCCGTGCGCCGGCCGACCCGGGTGGTGGCCTGATGCCGACGGGCAGTCCGCTCGACACCCACCTGACGAATCTCGCGGCGGCGCTGGTGCCGTACCGACGGTGTGAGCGACAGTTGGCGCGCTGGGGCGCGGACCTGGCCCACCGGCTGGCCGCCGGCGCTCGCCTGTTGGTGGCCGGTAACGGCGGCAGCGCCGCCGAAGCCCAGCACCTCACCGCCGAACTGGTCGGCAAGCTGCGCGACGACCGTCAGCCGCTCTCCGCGATCGCGCTGCACGCCGAGACGAGCGCGCTCACCGCCATCGCCAACGACTACGGCTACGGCGACGTGTACGCCCGTCAGGTGCGCGCCCACGGTCGCCCCGGCGACATCCTGCTGCTGTTGAGCACCAGCGGAACCAGCGCCAACCTGCTCGCCGCCGCGCAGGCCGCCCGCGACGTCGGGGTGACCACCTGGGCGCTCACCGGCACCGCCCCCAATCCGCTCGCCGACGTCTGCGACGACGTGCTGGCCGTCGCGTCCCCGGACAGCCAGGTCGTCCAGGAGCTGCACCTCGTGACCAGTCATCTGCTCTGCGAGTACCTCGAACAGGAGTTGCCCGCCGCGCTGGCGGCGGTCGCCGAGCCGGCGGTCGCCGAGCCGACGGTCGTCCACCCGGTGGCGGGGGAACCGCCACCGGTGCGCACCGGGGTCGAGGTGGTGCTCGACGGCGGGCCCGGACAGCAGGTCGACGCGTGAGGATGAGGAGGCAAGCGTGAGGGGACCGGTGGTGGTGCTCGGGGACACCCTGCTCGACCGGGATGTGGAAGGCGTGGTGAACCGGCTCTGCCCGGATTCCCCGGTGCCGGTGCTCGACGAGACCGCGGCCACCGACCGGCCGGGGGGCGCCGGGCTGGCGGCGGTCTTCGCCGCCGCGCAGGGCGCCGAGGTGGTGCTGGTGACCGCGCTCGCCGACGACGCCGGTGGGGCCCGGCTGAGCACGTTGCTCACCGCTGCTGGCGTGCAGGTGTACCCGCTGGCCCTCGCCGGAGCGACGCCGGAGAAGATCCGCCTGCGGGCCCGGGGCAGGGTGCTGCTGCGCCACGACCGTGGCGGCACGTCCGGGGAGCCGGGTCAGCCCTCCGACGAGGTGCTCCGGGTGATCGGCGCGGCGTCGGCGGTGCTGGTCAGCGACTACGGTCGCGGGGTGGCCCAGCAGCCCGCGCTGCGCGAGGCGCTGGCCGCCACCCGCGCACCGGTGGTGTGGGATCCGCATCCGCGAGGCCCGGCGGCGGTGCCCGGCGTGCACCTGGTCACCCCGAACGAGTCCGAGGTGCGTGAGTTGGTCCCCGCGCTGCCGGGTGCCTCCCGGCTGGCTGCCGCCTCCCGCGGTGCCCAGGGGCTACGGCGGCGCTGGCGGGCCGGCGCGGTCGCGGTGACGCTGGGCGGCGACGGCGCGTTGCTCTGCCACGCCGGGTCGACACCGCTGGTGGTGCCGACGCCGGGCAGCGCTGAGGGGGACACCTGCGGTGCCGGTGACCGCTTC contains these protein-coding regions:
- a CDS encoding SRPBCC family protein, translating into MAIVEKVIDASPRQVFDVLADGWTYSDWVVGTAHMRDVDDTWPRVGSQLHHRAGPWPLSLQDASTVLVCEPPHRLVLKAGLWPAGEAIVAFTLEPVGEGATRVRLGEDFAAGPLRWVHNKINDLVLHRRNRETLARLSDIATRQKG
- a CDS encoding glycosyltransferase; translation: MNILLWHVHGSWTTSFVHGSHRYLIPTTPDRGPYGLGRARTYPWPDSAVEVTPQELPDTDVDLVILQRPEEIDRAEEWLRRRPGRDVPAIYVEHNTPKGDVPNTRHPMADRDDLLIAHVTGFNQIFWDTGATRTTVVDHGIVAPSASYTGELERLAVVINEPVRRGRVTGTDLLPQFAEIAPLDVFGMGVAGLADHLGLPADRLTSHDDVPQDRMHAELARRRAYLHLCRWTSLGLSLIEAMAIGMPVVALATTEAVMAVPPEAGALATRTDTLLDAARRFIAEPATARQAGAAARTAACDRYGLDRFLADWDRLLEEEVCGSR
- a CDS encoding SDR family oxidoreductase, producing MTPTVVVTGASAGVGRAVAHAYAARGARLALLARGEAGLAAAERECRLRGATDVRGYRVDVADAGAVQQAADDVVHRWGGVDVWINNAMASVFAPAWEIPAREFRRVTEVTYLGTVHGTLAALRHMRAHGRGTIVQVGSALAYRGIPLQSAYCASKHAVQGFNDSLRAELLHDCPGVKLSMVQLPAVNTPQFSWVRTRLPRHPQPVPPIFTPELAARAVVWAADRGVRELNVGGPTWQARLADVLFPGLLERKLARDGYDSQQTATEIDKATWRDNLDHPVDADTDRGTAGVFLDQSRDRSAALWVGTHKPALSGVALAVAALALTAVARRRR
- a CDS encoding phytoene desaturase family protein — protein: MTTTAAQSADAVIIGAGHNGLVAANLLADAGWDVVVLEATAVPGGAVRSAEVTAPGYLSDLYSSFYPLGYASPVLGGLDLGRHGLSWRHAPDVLAHLMPDGRAAVINRDPDVTAASLEQFAPGDGKRWLTAYTDWLDVAEPMLATITSPFPPVHGGLGLLRRLRVAGALRLARRLVVPVRKLGDELFDGPGGPALLAGCALHTDLSPEEAGSGVYGWLLAMLGQQVGWPVPDGGAQQITNALVDRLQGRGGTIIYGARADRVLTARGRAMGVRTVGGALWRARRAVLADVPAPALYLDLVGAAALPSRLVEDLAHFRWDGSTLKVDWALSAPVPWTNRQVAGAGTVHLGADLNGLTHYASELARGELPRDPFLLVGQMSVADPRHSPPGTESLWSYTHLPFRRNWRAEDVAGHVQRMEDVLEAAAPGFRNLIVGRHVAGPADLEKGNPSLVGGTLGGGTAAAYQQLFLRPIPGLGRADTPVDRLFLASASAHPGGGVHGAPGANAARAALARDCTLTGRAYATAITTANKAIYPA
- a CDS encoding PfkB family carbohydrate kinase, translated to MRGPVVVLGDTLLDRDVEGVVNRLCPDSPVPVLDETAATDRPGGAGLAAVFAAAQGAEVVLVTALADDAGGARLSTLLTAAGVQVYPLALAGATPEKIRLRARGRVLLRHDRGGTSGEPGQPSDEVLRVIGAASAVLVSDYGRGVAQQPALREALAATRAPVVWDPHPRGPAAVPGVHLVTPNESEVRELVPALPGASRLAAASRGAQGLRRRWRAGAVAVTLGGDGALLCHAGSTPLVVPTPGSAEGDTCGAGDRFAAAASLALSEGALVSEAVQAAVAEASAYVAGGGVAAALAASARAGSAPGVRAPRSGTPGAAATDRVGVAAVAALLGEVRAAGGTVVATGGCFDLLHAGHVATLEAARQLGDCLIVCLNSDASVAGLKGPDRPVLSEADRSRLLAALSCVDAVLIFDEPTPDAALSWIRPDVWVKGGDYATGGGDASATLPEAAVVRRWGGNTVVVPYLDGRSTTDLIVRTLAERTR
- a CDS encoding D-sedoheptulose-7-phosphate isomerase, yielding MMPTGSPLDTHLTNLAAALVPYRRCERQLARWGADLAHRLAAGARLLVAGNGGSAAEAQHLTAELVGKLRDDRQPLSAIALHAETSALTAIANDYGYGDVYARQVRAHGRPGDILLLLSTSGTSANLLAAAQAARDVGVTTWALTGTAPNPLADVCDDVLAVASPDSQVVQELHLVTSHLLCEYLEQELPAALAAVAEPAVAEPTVVHPVAGEPPPVRTGVEVVLDGGPGQQVDA
- a CDS encoding HAD-IIIA family hydrolase, translating into MRQDQEDPYQRRSAQVYAVADRAGSGSVASPRPVLYDAVLLDRDGTLIEDVPYNGDPEKVRPVPGARAALDRLRAAGLRLAVVTNQSGLARGYFTGAQMRAVHARVEELLGRFDAWLVCPHDDADGCACRKPAPGLVHAAARELGTTASRCVLVGDIGRDVAAALAAGAAGVLVPTPVTRPEEIAAAGWVATDLPAAVAEILRRQQAVQPAVPPAEPVRTALVVRSDSAGDVLVTGPAIRAVAAGAQRVVLLCGPRGRAAADLLPGVDEIIEHPLPWIDPTPGPVDPGAIRGLTARLAAVGADQAVVFTSFHQSALPLALLLRMAEIDRIAAISDDYPGALLDIRHRVPVGVPEPERALSLAAAAGHRLPDGDEPVLRLRRDAVPPRPANLGDPGYVVLHPGSAASSRACPPELATRIAGALTRAGHRVLVTGGADERAVTARVAAAGGIDLGGRTDLAGLAAIVADASAVVVGNTGPAHLAAAAGVPVVSLFAPTVPFGQWGPYRVPTVRLGDSTAPCRDTRAASCPVPGHPCLSDVDPDEVVDALRTFAVSGGGGR
- a CDS encoding polyprenol monophosphomannose synthase gives rise to the protein MIKPVQLPSPWGDARLTVVVPTYNEAGNLPALVERLLALPLPGLRILVADDNSPDGTGEVADKLAIENPDRVEVVHRAGKEGLGRAYVDGMSRAIEGGAEYVAQMDADLSHPPEALPGMLGALLSTQASVVIGSRYVPGGELDENWPLYRRALSGWANLYVHTLLRVRIRDLTAGFKIWRADALRDINLERVQSNGYSFQVEMHYLATKLGHTILEVPIRFEERRDGVSKMTTATKVESALMPFRLRSKHRNITR
- a CDS encoding glycosyltransferase, producing the protein MRIAMISEHASPLAVLGGEDAGGQNTHVAELSAALAAAGHEVRVYTRRDAPDLPVTVRSPDGYDVVHVPAGPAEPVVKDALLPHMREFSTWLIERWRGGDWVPEVIHAHFWMSGLAGLTAGRQTGVPVVQTYHALGTVKRRYQGVQDTSPARRVSYERELGRSVDRVVAQCRDEVGELVRMGVPRSRMTVVPSGVNLTTFAPLGPAADREPGRARILTVGRLVERKGFQTVIRAMELVPDAECVVVGGPPEGLLETDPYARRLRALAESCGVADRVHLVGAVPREEMGRWYRSADLLVAAPWYEPFGLTPLEAMACGVPVVGTAVGGIRDTVVDGTTGDLVPARDPHALATAIQGLLDDRIRRFAYATAARERARTRYSWAATAERLVEVYSEVAAVRRPTRVVA